A single window of Sphaerodactylus townsendi isolate TG3544 linkage group LG03, MPM_Stown_v2.3, whole genome shotgun sequence DNA harbors:
- the HK3 gene encoding hexokinase-3: MSDSDQDPDYEEDSPKLSFLIHTKSSSGQDATFSFETSGQDQTLDPECEITSSFLSFSMSRSSPTSGESPTSREVPESCVMTSFLAVSMADSATKDSFAGQRLAPHRLTNVPFPAQVQKQLQGFYLSKKQLLRMKDSLQAALEKGLKKQAQDGPGGLPMLPTYVCALPDGTERGYFLALVLGKTHVETLLLHLSGEEKQKAQIKKQTFAIPAELLHGNGFQLFEFLAKCLAKFLDDLGISEKSFRLGFCFPFQCEHISLNQCKLVQWTKEFYCSGVVGENVAQLLQTALKEHCKNYNIEVFAVLNDTVGVMMSCICEEQPCEIGLIIDDGTNCCYMEQIENIAGMENQAGRMCLNTEWGSFGQGGELDNILTEFDQLMDKECTNQGMCRFEKLISNIYVCEIVRIILATLSEKGDLFSGVLAPSLLTKGVLKLQDILDIIDEKVGLVKTKNFLTRQGLVPNNQDCSFVQQICQIVFLRSAHLCAAGVAAIITHIRTSQKRAHLNIGVAVSGAMYRGQTQYRETVQQTLKTLIPECTVTFVTSEGSAVGTSLVVAAAVRLGKLREQLSAILAPLQLSTGDLEKIRKQMRWEMERGLSKETNNVATVRMLPTFVCQLPDGSERGDYLALDLGGTNFRVLMVQVKSPQEGGINIISEIYIIPTEVAQSTDVELFDHIVRCVMDFQTKHGMKDRTLPLGFTFSFPCSQLGLDKGILLRWTKGFSAVGCVGRDPVELLREAVKRQEHFGLNVVAIVNDTVGTMMSCAYEDPKCEIGLIVGTGTNACYMEEMKNVSTVESGEKRMCINMEWGAFGDDGSLDYIMTAYDKKMDAASINPGQQRYEKLISGMYLGEIVRYILLDLTARKIIFQGQSPSVLKTKDLFPTKLLSDIEKGGQGVQEVCTVLEEKGFVITTEDAHLVKNVCQIVSTRAAKVCGAGLAAVVDKIRENRQLEKLEVTVGVDGTLYKMHPHFARQVQETVALLAPKCQVKFLLSEDGSGKGAALIAAVAHHKSQQKPT; this comes from the exons ATGTCAGATTCAGATCAAGACCCAGATTACGAGGAGGACTCACCTAAACTTTCCTTTCTGATACATACCAAGTCATCTTCAGGCCAAGATGCTACTTTTTCCTTTGAGACAAGTGGTCAAGATCAGACATTGGACCCAGAATGTGAAATCACCAGTTCATTTTTGAGTTTCTCCATGTCACGTTCATCACCAACCTCTGGGGAGTCACCAACCTCTAGGGAGGTTCCCGAGAGCTGTGTCATGACTTCATTTCTGGCTGTTTCGATGGCAGACTCAGCAACCAAAGATTCATTTGCTGGTCAGAGGCTAGCTCCTCACCGTCTTACAAATGTGCCTTTTCCTGCTCAGGTCCAGAAACAACTACAAGGTTTTTACCTATCCAAAAAGCAGCTCCTGCGAATGAAAGACTCCTTGCAGGCAGCCTTGGAGAAGGGCCTAAAAAAACAGGCTCAAGATGGACCAGGTGGCTTACCCATGCTGCCCACTTATGTTTGTGCTTTGCCTGATGGCACTG AGAGAGGATATTTTCTGGCTCTAGTATTGGGCAAGACTCATGTGGAAACCTTGCTGTTGCACCTGAGTGGAGAAGAGAAGCAGAAGGCTCAGATAAAAAAGCAGACCTTTGCAATTCCAGCAGAA ctgCTCCATGGCAATGGCTTT cag ctttttgaattcttggccaaatgcctggctaAATTTTTGGATGACCTTGGCATCAGCGAGAAATCTTTCCGACTGGGCTTCTGTTTTCCCTTTCAGTGTGAACATATTTCACTGAATCAG TGTAAGTTGGTTCAGTGGACAAAGGAGTTCTACTGTTCCGGTGTGGTGGGTGAGAATGTGGCACAACTGCTCCAAACAGCCTTAAAAGAACACTGTAAG AACTACAACATTGAGGTCTTTGCTGTGCTGAATGACACCGTGGGAGTCATGATGAGCTGCATTTGTGAAGAGCAGCCCTGTGAGATTGGGCTGATAATAG ATGATGGTACTAATTGTTGCTACATGGAACAGATCGAGAACATAGCAGGCATGGAGAACCAAGCGGGGCGCATGTGTCTAAACACCGAATGGGGCTCTTTTGGGCAAGGAGGAGAATTGGATAACATACTGACAGAGTTTGACCAGTTAATGGATAAAGAGTGTACTAATCAAGGCATGTGCAG ATTTGAAAAGCTGATCAGTAATATATACGTGTGTGAGATTGTCCGCATTATTCTGGCTACTCTGTCTGAGAAGGGTGATCTCTTCAGTGGGGTCTTGGCTCCCAGTCTGTTGACCAAAGGAGTGCTGAAGCTGCAAGATATCTTGGATATCATAGA TGAAAAAGTGGGCCTGGTGAAAACCAAGAACTTCCTGACTCGCCAGGGACTGGTCCCGAACAACCAAGATTGTTCCTTTGTGCAGCAGATCTGTCAAATTGTGTTTCTCCGCTCTGCCCACCTCTGTGCTGCTGGAGTGGCTGCCATCATTACTCATATTCGTACTTCTCAAAAACGGGCACATCTGAATATCGGTGTAGCTGTGTCTGGGGCCATGTACAGGGGTCAGACACA GTATCGTGAGACAGTGCAGCAGACACTGAAAACCTTAATTCCTGAGTGTACCGTCACCTTTGTCACATCTGAAGGCAGTGCTGTAGGGACTTCCCTGGTTGTGGCTGCAGCTGTGAGGCTTGGAAAACTTCGTGAGCAGTTATCTGCAATCCTAGCACCCTTGCAACTTTCCACAGGGGACCTTGAAAAAATCCGGAAGCAGATGAGATGGGAGATGGAAAGGGGCCTGTCGAAGGAGACTAACAATGTAGCCACTGTCCGCATGTTGCCTACCTTTGTCTGTCAGTTGCCTGATGGCTctg AGAGAGGGGACTACCTAGCCCTGGATCTGGGTGGAACCAATTTCCGAGTGCTGATGGTGCAGGTGAAAAGCCCACAGGAGGGTGGTATCAACATAATCAGTGAGATTTATATCATTCCAACAGAAGTGGCCCAGAGCACTGATGTAGAG CTCTTTGATCACATTGTTCGCTGTGTTATGGATTTCCAAACCAAGCATGGCATGAAAGATCGCACGCTGCCACTGGGCTtcactttctcctttccctgctctcAGTTAGGCCTGGACAAG GGCATCTTATTGAGATGGACCAAGGGTTTCAGTGCTGTGGGCTGCGTAGGGAGAGATCCTGTGGAATTGCTACGGGAGGCGGTCAAACGTCAAGAG cACTTTGGTCTAAACGTGGTTGCCATAGTGAATGACACTGTGGGAACCATGATGTCATGTGCCTATGAGGATCCCAAATGCGAGATTGGCCTCATTGTTG GAACAGGTACCAATGCTTGCTATATGGAGGAAATGAAAAATGTGAGCACTGTGGAGAGTGGCGAGAAAAGAATGTGTATCAACATGGAATGGGGAGCATTTGGGGATGATGGCAGCCTTGACTATATAATGACGGCCTATGACAAGAAAATGGATGCAGCATCCATCAACCCAGGCCAACAGAG GTATGAGAAGCTCATCAGTGGTATGTACTTGGGTGAAATTGTGCGCTACATTCTACTGGATCTAACAGCCCGCAAGATCATATTTCAAGGCCAGTCGCCATCTGTGCTTAAAACCAAAGACCTCTTCCCCACTAAATTGTTATCAGACATCGAGAA GGGTGGCCAAGGTGTGCAAGAGGTGTGTACTGTTTTGGAAGAGAAAGGATTTGTGATAACTACGGAGGATGCCCACCTGGTGAAAAATGTGTGCCAAATAGTGTCCACCCGTGCTGCTAAAGTATGTGGAGCTGGTCTGGCTGCTGTTGTAGATAAAATCCGAGAAAATCGGCAGCTTGAGAAGCTGGAGGTGACTGTTGGAGTGGATGGAACGCTATACAAGATGCACCCTCA ctTTGCAAGGCAGGTTCAGGAGACAGTGGCTCTTTTGGCACCAaaatgccaagtcaaattcttaCTATCAGAAGACGGTTCGGGAAAAGGAGCTGCACTGATTGCTGCTGTGGCCCACCACAAAAGTCAGCAGAAACCCACTTAG